The following proteins are encoded in a genomic region of Phalacrocorax carbo chromosome 2, bPhaCar2.1, whole genome shotgun sequence:
- the FAM221A gene encoding protein FAM221A, translating to MERLRAEAAALEEYAEYRRIVGDDDGGKLFTPEEYEEYKRKVLPIRLQNRLYVSWRSPTGMDCKLVGPETLCFCTHRYKQHKTDYEVIPKDRPICVPCRVSRCLCQSYHYVPLNGTQPIRCRCKHFADQHSAAPGFSCNSCSKCSGFHSCFTCACGQPTYAHGTVVETKQERLAQGKPVGQDVPFAAMGGLTGFSSLAEGYMRLDDSGIGAPSAELLESPVTSMDHPFLKEFQEPSSSAQTISQIADGSSGTRQVSHGKHPEDDDMAYFEKCYQEQLKKAAKQKEKSPVPSKKP from the exons ATGGAGCGGCTgcgggcggaggcggcggcccTGGAGGAGTACGCGGAGTACCGGCG AATTGTAGGTGATGATGATGGAGGAAAGCTCTTTACCCCCGAGGAATATGAGgaatacaaaagaaaagtaCTACCAATTCGATTACAGAACAGGTTGTATGTGAGCTGGAGGTCACCAACTGGCATGGACTGTAAGCTTGTGGGACCAGAGACGCTGTGCTTTTGTACTCACCG gtacaaacaacacaaaacgGACTATGAAGTGATTCCCAAAGACCGTCCTATTTGTGTGCCTTGTAGAGTGAGTCGTTGTCTGTGCCAGTCCTATCACTATGTCCCTCTAAATGGCACACAGCCCATCCGTTGTAGATGCAAACACTTCGCTGATCAGCACAGTGCAGCACCTGGATTTTCGTGTAACTCTT GTTCCAAGTGTTCAGGCTTTCATAGTTGCTTTACCTGTGCATGTGGCCAGCCAACATACGCACATGGAACAGTCGTGGAAACTAAACAGGAGCGCTTAGCCCAAGGAAAGCCGGTGGGGCAGGATGTTCCTTTTGCTGCTATGGGAGGGCTGACTGGTTTTAGTTCACTAGCAGAAGGCTACATGAGACTCGATGACAGTGGAATAG GGGCTCCTTCTGCTGAACTTTTAGAATCCCCTGTTACCAGCATGGATCATCCATTTCTAAAAGAATTTCAGGAACCTTCTAGTTCTGCTCAAACCATCTCGCAGATAGCAG atGGTTCTAGTGGCACAAGGCAAGTTTCTCATGGAAAGCATCCAGAAGATGATGACATGGCttactttgaaaaatgttatCAAGAACAG
- the CCDC126 gene encoding coiled-coil domain-containing protein 126: MFLTFSRKNMSQKLSMFLLVFGIIWGLMLLRYTFQYPRRQSSAELRGQILDLSKRYVKALAEENKNLMNGGGGASMAGYADLKRTIAVLLDDILQRLVKLENKVDYIVVNGSATNTTNGTSNQVPVTSNKRVKPASNIR, from the exons ATGTTTCtaacattttcaagaaaaaatatgtcCCAGAAACTGAGTATGTTTTTACTAGTTTTCGGAATTATTTGGGGTTTGATGTTGCTACGCTACACTTTCCAGTATCCAAGACGACAAAGTAGTGCCGAGCTGCGTGGACAGATACTAGATCTAAGTAAAAGATATGTCAAAGcactggcagaagaaaataaaaatttaatgaatGGTGGCGGTGGAGCCTCTATGGCAGGATATg CTGACCTTAAGAGAACAATTGCTGTTCTTCTGGATGACATCTTACAACGCCTTGTGAAATTGGAAAACAAAGTTGATTACATCGTTGTCAATGGCTCAGCAACAAATACTACTAATGGAACTAGCAATCAGGTGCCAGTAACTTCAAATAAACGTGTAAAACCAGCAAGCAACATTAGATAG